A window of Limosilactobacillus sp. WILCCON 0051 genomic DNA:
CGCCACCGCCAGTTCTTCGGTATGACACGTTTTTTCCGGGCAGCAGACGGGTTGCCTGCTCACTGTGTACCCTGGCATCAAAAGGAATGATTTCAACCTGCAAATTCAGTTGAGCAGTTAAATACTGCAGTTCGGTTAACACACCCGCAATTTCTTGATCGCTCATTGAACCGGAATTATCAACAAATGCATAGATATCAGCATTTAGGCGATCAATCTGTCCCGGCAGCTCCATTCTTAGCGGCTGACGACGATTAAACCTAGCGCGTGTATCCTGTTTGCCGCTTGGGATCCTGCCCAGCAGCCGAATCAAAAGCTGACGCCAGTTTAACGGCTCAGGGCTGCTCAAACGCTCAAGTTCTTCTTGAATCTCACCCGGTAACAGGCCACGATTCTTCTGACTGAGGCTTTTCCAGGCTTTAGACAGCAACGCCTTTAATCGTGCCTTTTGCAGGTCTGGGTTGTCAACCGACTGATCCGTCTGCCAGCCTTGATGACTCGCAGCAGCTTTTTGAGCTTTGCCAGCCTTTTTTTCACTGCGCTGCGAGTCGCTTTGATCATTGTCATCCAGCTTTCCCCAGGCTTTTTCGATTCGTCCCTGCTCAGCCGGCGTCAGATGCGTCAAGATCCGCAGATAGTACCTGGAATCACGATGCGCTGCTAAAGGCCGCTGCAGCAGTTTTTCCAGGTCAGCCAGCGTCATGGTTCCCTGGGGTGGCGTTTTTAAATATTGATTGACGGCAATATCCGTTGCTAAGGCCACTCTGCGCGGATGCGTACTGCTGGCATATCGTAATGGGTGCTGCCAGATTGCATGCAGAACCTCATGCTGCAGTCTAACGTCTAATTGATCGGCCGTCAGCTCGTTCAACTGGCGATCATTATATTCCAAGACCAGCTGATTATGCTGCCATGCCAAGCCAATTGGCGCATCCAGATCCTGATTTCTGGTCCGCGGCATCTCAAGCAGCACCTCACCACTTAGCCGCTGCGTTGTCAACAGACTGACGACGGCCTTGGTTAGGCGCTGTCTTGCTGTTTCATTCAAATCAGTCATCTAATCACCAGCTTCAACTGTAATCTGTTCCAAGAGCCGATACAGCTGTTCTTGGTCGCCGCCAGGATTTTCATTGGCAGCCTGATAAAGTGCCTTAATCTGTTCAGCAGCTGCTGCTTGTTCCCCCAGATCCTGAACTACGGCAAACCGGCCATCAGGACTCAGCGCGTACAGACAGTTCTTAAACTGAGCCGGGTACTGCGTGATTGGATACTTGGTCAATTCCTTAACCCACTGTCTTACTGCTGTTAATCGATCCACTTCGGCAACAAACTGCAGCTGCGTTGAATGGTCGATCAAATCGGCAACCGATAGCTGCTGACCATGCTGCGCAACAAATTTGGCAAAAGCAGCCCCGACTTCCGATCCCAGATCACCACTGAACAGATCAGCCGCCAGCGTTTCCTGTGTTTTCTCATCCAATTGTTCCAACTGCCGCAGATTGCCAGAAACCCGGGCCCAGGCTCGCGGTGTTGGATAAAGGTCCTTTTCATGATCGACTGGCGCCAAAAGATTAGGGTGCAGCCGAATATATTTGGCAACCAATTCATGAATCCGCGGCTGACCATCTGATTGAGGCTGTTGCGCCCACAAAAGCCAGTCATCAACCGCAGCTTTCATGACCAAGCGCACGGTCCGGTCACGAATGGCAGCATCTCCAGCCGTCACGCCATAGTCGCTGTCAGCAAAATTTTCCATCGTACTGTCCGGATTTTCGGCAATGACGATGTGTACTTGATCCGGTAATTTCAGCGAGTTGACCTGTCGCTGCAGAACCAGGTTCATCAATTCGCTTTGCACGGCCTGCGTACCACGATTAAACTCATCCAAAAACCAGATAATCGGCTGGTCAGGGTGCGCTTCAGCCTGCTTGACGATTGCCACCAGCGTTTCTGAATAGCCAAACTGAACATTAGCCAGCGTGCCATAATGCTGAGTGGTTACAAACGAGCGCTCCGTCAACGGTGGCACCGGAATTGCCAGGTCCCCTTTTTCCGATAGACTGACAACCGTCGTATAAAGCTTCGCCCCCATTGACGCGGCAATTTCTTCAACCAGCGCCGATTTGCCGATCCCGGCCTCACCAACGATACTAGGCACATTGCCAGCCTTGATCACCAATGGTACTGCAATCTTCATTTGTTGATAACTAAGCGACATTCAAATCATCTCCAACCATGCGTTAAATCATCTGCATCACGGCGCTTCATCTTTGAGACATATGGATTACCAGCTACAATAAAGCGGTATTTTTTTAGAGCGTCCTTTCCCTGAGCATTAACCCCTATTCGCGGTCCGGCAATGATTTTTGCAGGAATCCGCCGCTCAGTGCTTAAGTCAACCTGCAGCGCAGCATGCTCCATCGGCTGACCATCCATTGACCGCGACTGCACGCCAAGCGCCTGCATCAGCTTGCCCGGTCCATTGGTTAAGTTAAAGCCATCCTGGCTGCGATTTTCAATCATCTGCTCAATGCCCAACGCCGGCTCCAAGGCGCGAATCAAGATGCCCTGCGGCTCTTCTGGGTCTTGAACGACAATATCGACACAGTAATGCGAGCGTATCTGATAAATATAAAGATTACCAGGCATGCCATAAAGCGACTCTGAATAGTCAGTTCGCCGTCCCCCAAAAGCATGCGATGCTGAATCCTGCTCGCCGGTATAGGCTTCGGTTTCAACGATCCAGCCGCCAACATCGCCTTTGCGACCATGGAAAACCAAAAGCCGTCCTAAAAGATCCTTGGCAATCTGTGGGGTGGGGCGGTCCGTGAAAAATTTTTGATATTCTGAAAGCATTCGAAACCATCCTTTTTAAAAGTGCTTTAATGGTCTTATGATTTATTTTTCCAAGAGGTGACAGGAATTGAAATTAAAACTGGAACGCATCTATGATAAACCCGCTGATCTGGATGGCTGGCGCATTCTGATCGATCGGCGCTGGCCTCGCGGCATCTCTAAAGTTAACGCCCACTTGGATGAATGGGCTAAAGAAGCCGCCCCTAGCGAAGATCTGCGCAAATGGTTCAATCATGATCCCACTAGATTTGCCGAATTCAAGGAACGCTACTTGCAGGAACTAGCCAGCAATCCTGCTTATTTAGACTTATTGGCAAGCGTCAAAAAGCATCTGCAGACCGATAACGTGATTCTGCTTTATGGCGCAAAAGATCGGCAGCATAACCAAGGAATCATCTTAGCCGAGCTTATCAAACAAGAGCTGAATTTATAACCATTTTAACGCTGTTTACTAAAAAAGGCGCAATCGTTGCCGTTACGATTGCGCCTTGTCTTATGACTGCTGATCCAAAATGGCCAGTCCTTTGGCTAGCGTTGCTGAATCAACATCCGCTGAAAGGAATCGTCCCAGCGGCACCTCGCTGTGACGATCCTTGAATGCCATCGGTTCGCTTTTAACGATCATGACCATCAAGCCGTTTTCCGTCAGCATCAACTGACCGATCCGCCGAAATCTTCCTTTGGTATGTTTCCCTGTCCGCCAGGTATGCAGCCTGATCTGACCATT
This region includes:
- a CDS encoding VWA-like domain-containing protein, yielding MTDLNETARQRLTKAVVSLLTTQRLSGEVLLEMPRTRNQDLDAPIGLAWQHNQLVLEYNDRQLNELTADQLDVRLQHEVLHAIWQHPLRYASSTHPRRVALATDIAVNQYLKTPPQGTMTLADLEKLLQRPLAAHRDSRYYLRILTHLTPAEQGRIEKAWGKLDDNDQSDSQRSEKKAGKAQKAAASHQGWQTDQSVDNPDLQKARLKALLSKAWKSLSQKNRGLLPGEIQEELERLSSPEPLNWRQLLIRLLGRIPSGKQDTRARFNRRQPLRMELPGQIDRLNADIYAFVDNSGSMSDQEIAGVLTELQYLTAQLNLQVEIIPFDARVHSEQATRLLPGKNVSYRRTGGGGTCFQAIFDWLQKQHVSRQQATVVVLTDGWGESELAVHGYRNVLWLLSTESELSVKSPAMRSVKIGGI
- a CDS encoding AAA family ATPase; amino-acid sequence: MSLSYQQMKIAVPLVIKAGNVPSIVGEAGIGKSALVEEIAASMGAKLYTTVVSLSEKGDLAIPVPPLTERSFVTTQHYGTLANVQFGYSETLVAIVKQAEAHPDQPIIWFLDEFNRGTQAVQSELMNLVLQRQVNSLKLPDQVHIVIAENPDSTMENFADSDYGVTAGDAAIRDRTVRLVMKAAVDDWLLWAQQPQSDGQPRIHELVAKYIRLHPNLLAPVDHEKDLYPTPRAWARVSGNLRQLEQLDEKTQETLAADLFSGDLGSEVGAAFAKFVAQHGQQLSVADLIDHSTQLQFVAEVDRLTAVRQWVKELTKYPITQYPAQFKNCLYALSPDGRFAVVQDLGEQAAAAEQIKALYQAANENPGGDQEQLYRLLEQITVEAGD
- a CDS encoding DNA-3-methyladenine glycosylase, with the protein product MLSEYQKFFTDRPTPQIAKDLLGRLLVFHGRKGDVGGWIVETEAYTGEQDSASHAFGGRRTDYSESLYGMPGNLYIYQIRSHYCVDIVVQDPEEPQGILIRALEPALGIEQMIENRSQDGFNLTNGPGKLMQALGVQSRSMDGQPMEHAALQVDLSTERRIPAKIIAGPRIGVNAQGKDALKKYRFIVAGNPYVSKMKRRDADDLTHGWR
- a CDS encoding DUF488 family protein gives rise to the protein MKLKLERIYDKPADLDGWRILIDRRWPRGISKVNAHLDEWAKEAAPSEDLRKWFNHDPTRFAEFKERYLQELASNPAYLDLLASVKKHLQTDNVILLYGAKDRQHNQGIILAELIKQELNL